From the genome of Nicotiana sylvestris chromosome 1, ASM39365v2, whole genome shotgun sequence:
atgaccaagtcccaaattacGATATGGAACTACCgaaatggtcaaaactcgaatccgggttcgtttgctcaaaatgttgaccgaagtcaactcagttgagttttaaagctctaattcacaatttaatccatttttcatatgaaaaccttccgaaaaattatatggactgtgcacgcaagtcaaggaattattgataccgcttttcaaggtcttaaactaccgagatgattatttaatttaaagatgacattttgggtcatcacaatatgaCGATAAATATTCTAGATAAATAGAGTCAGTTAATTGCGTACACAAAAGGCCTCTACTAATACCTTAATTTAAATTAGCAATGCAATTATATTGTTCCTAATCGTTTTAGGATGATAAAAGGCCGCCAACAGAATTTGTCATGCATGTATCTACCAGATGAGAAGGTAGATGCTCACTAAATGTTGTTGTATTATTTTATATTGAAAGAAACATCACATCTAGCTACAAACTCTCATATAATCATTGATAAAATTGAAGATCATAAAAATTAATTCTCAAATTAAACATTACTAGAAATTAATTCTCAAGGGTATTATCCTCATATTTTCATGGAGTCAACAAGCAATGAGGTGATTTTGTCTTTATATTCGCCTTGAGTATTTATAAAATCATTCTCCTGGAAACCATTTACCAGTCGTGTAGGATTTATAATTCGTTCGAGAACAAACGTTGGTACTTGAGAAGGGCGGAAGAATTCCGTGTTTATGTCTTTCCATGCATTAGCCATTTCCTTCTCAACCGCAGCATATGCCTCTTGCTTTGAAGCTCCATATTCTTTCATGTAGCATTCAATGAATGAAGCTACATGTCCTCTTTGTTGCTCAAACTGCACCCAATAGATAGATTTAATTATGTTCAGTGTGCAACTATTACATTTACACTTCTGTTTCAGCTTAAATAACCTATTTAAATGTAATAATATTACAACTCTGAGTAGGTTTGATTCATTCAGATCTTGTATAGAGCCTTATAATTATATATTAAGATGTTGTTCATTTATATTCATGTGAATTTGACATTTTACCACTATTTATTTATCTACCCACCACTATAGCATAATCACCATCACCAATCTCCGGTGGCGATTCCAGAAATTTCTCCAAGGGTATTcagatttgaaagaaaaaaaattctaaatgaaATGTATTCAATATATGTTAATACATCTAAAATCTTATATTTACTTACATACACACTGTAATAATTTTTTGTAATATTTCGACGAAGGGTGGTCAGTTGGCAAAAGGTGGCTTCACCTGCCAGCCTCCACCCACAACCAACACTGCCAGACCACTAACCACCACACAACATAACCAACACCATCACTCTCCTCCAGTGCCAACTACCACTACCACTCCCCCTATTGTCGATAGAGCAATCATCTCCATCAACCACCATCAGCTACCATGTATCTTTATTGTCAGCTACCACCACCCCACACGTATCACCGCCATTTAGATATGTATTCAGATTCAAACATGCATCTTATCTTTAAGGAGAAAAAAAGAGGCCTAAATAGAATGTAAATTAATTTGTAGTACTTACATTATGTCCAATAATGTCATCCTTTAATCTGCTTATTACTCCTGAAGCTCGAAGAATCAAAGGATCATTTATCACCCATTCTAAAGTTTCTTTGGTTATAAATTCCTCCAAACCAACCAAAGAAGTTACTGCCATCAATATAATGCCAATGCTTGCACttccatttttcaaatactcATCACATTTTGGAATATAGCCAGCACTCAACCATTGGGCTTCTTTGAAATAGGCTCTGATACATTTTTTCATCTAAGAAGGAATAATAATCCAAAAAGTTAATCCTAAATGCTTTTTTCCTtaacaactttttttttattccttgtaaattattttCAAAGATTAATGAGTCTGAGTTATTAAGCAAGCTTACCACAAATTTTGCATAGTAGACACGGTATGCTTTACCTTCTTTTGTCAATTCTTGTTCCATTTCATTGAAAAAATCTATTAAGACTTGATAAGCATGTCTCAAATTGGGCGGTACTAAATCCATGGCACTAATGTCGCATCTGCACATTAAGGTTTTATCAAAATGGCTAGTTAATGTTTACGACAACATATCATTTCTGAATAATAACATGTATTTGATACACTTCATCTATTTTATTTTATGGGAGACCATTACTATTAAGACAGTTAAAAGAGATTTTTTTTGGACCATGATTGTTTCGAATCACTAAGGGTGTAAAATGGGCGGGTTGAGCCGATTTTGGATCGGTCAAAATAGGTTAAGTCATAAATGGGTGAGTCATTGACTCGCTCAAAAGTTACTTGAGTTGAGATGGGCTGGGTCAAGATGAGCTAAAATTTCAATCATAGTCTAACCCACCCAACTCTTACCAAAACTTTAATTAAAATGTGTTGTTTTCTTCATAATTGTATAATCActagataagatttttttttttcttttgttatggtcatataCAATAtgtcaaacaaaaaaaattatttctaagATGTTTTGGAAAAGCTACTCATAGATCAATTTGGACAAAAAATCAGTCCAGCTTTTAATGGGTTGGGCCAAAATGGACTGAGTTCAATAAATaggggtgaaattcaaaaatagccagatttacaagtggtaattgaaaaataatcacaattttaaaagtaatcaaaatttagccacttttcatgtaaagataaatctaaacgaaaacactgttcaaaatccgaaaaatattccagcataatatactggagttccagcataatatactggtccagcataatatgctggaagttcatacacaggtgctccaatctccaatatattatgttggatctttccgtgtgttggagttccagcataatatactggaagttcatacacaagtgcaccaatcgacagtatattatgctgaaacttttcgtgttgcagcaaaatagtgactattttttaataactttgcAACCGCTGGCTATTTTTCTAttatcagtccgaaaactggttagcccgtgctattttcacaATAAATAGATGGATCAATAATCAGCACAACCTTGGGCAGGTTGGGCAGATCATTTGGGCTTGGGTCAAATTTGACAGCCCTACGAATCACAAACAATTGTGACTTTATATATGTAGTGTTTAAATATATGAATTTTGTTTTAGAAAAAACATGAAGAATATTAAGTAGTTCGATTTCTGTACGTAGTCCAACTCCTCCACATAAAATAGAGCGGATTAGAGGGAATAACATTCTTTTTCTACTCAATAATGAGGCAACGACAAGGGTTAAATTAATTTATACTTTACCTCTCTATCGCATTTGTGAAAGCCACAATTTCGTCAAAGGTTGCATAAGCATCAAAAGTATCATCAACCATGGTGATGATGTTGATTAATTTTGCTTGAATTTTTCTTGTACGACTATATTGAGGCTCAAATAACACTCCCACTGCCCCATAGTAACACTCCACCAATCTGTCTCTTGCATATGGAAATTTATTTGCATAATCAAGATCTTTCCACCAGTACCTATAGTGTAAAAGTATTTGTGATCAGTTAAATTTTATATCTCATTACATCCGAAGTACGATATTCATGTcatattatacaaattttatatactttttcggctaccaGATGTAAATAATTTTTGGCGCGggttaaaagtgataataccccacAAAAGTATTAGTGATCGATTAGTTATATTTTATATCTCATTAGTTACACTGTATAGTTTCTGGCGCTAGCTAAAAGCCATATTGAAGAGGTTAATTAAGACTAGTGAGTACCTTGTGAACTCGTAAAGCTCGCTTTGGTACACCTTTTGCGCAATGTTAAAATCCAATTTTGCAAATTTCAAAAGCAAATCATTATGTGATTCATTTTCCTCATACATAGACATGTATTTCTTTGCTCCAACTCTTGGTAGATTTGTATGAATGGGCTGGCTTAAGGCTTCACTAACTTGGGCCTTAAGTAATGAGTTGCTCAATTTAGGGCCCATTGACTCCAAATTAGTGAGTGTAAAACTCATAGCTTGTTCAAGAATTTCTTCCCCATGTACTCTTAGATGTGCTGCTTCATATAAACTTAATAATCCTTGTACATCTTTGGTAAGAGTTTCCTTGAACCTTCCATCTTTGTTGGTGAATTTCTTGAACACATCTGATTTAACATCATGGTAATTAATATCTAAGAGATATTAAACTAGTTAAAAAGTTGTAACAGGGGCGGAGGTAGAATGTTACGTACCCGAAGACATGTAATGCCTTTGTTGTCTCATTAGTCGAAAACGAAGAGCAACAACGTAAAGGTTGTCATCTTTATTTTCACTCTGTTGGGATGCATCAAAGATGTTCTTAATGGATGTTTGAATCTCATTTTCGAAATGATATGCAACTCCCAATCGTTGGATTGTATcaatcaattcaagtttttgtGTTTTATTATCAGGTGTTTCAACTAGCATTTGCCTGACTTTTTCTTTCAACTCTTCAAATTCAACTTTTTCTTGGCTACTAATTTCCTGCACCAAAAGTTAAGCTTTATTTTTTGACCACCTTCATATTTAACATTCCAATCATTTTGTTCTCTGGTTAACATCGCTATATAacagtcattcactataaaagccaagtttTTTTTGGAACTAATTTTCATGCTATGTTACAATATATATTTTCTATAACAGCACTTTGTTATAACAACCATAAAAATCcggctgttatagagaggtttgactgtattcATTATGTTAAAGGGTTCGTTGGTTGGAAAGGTTCAAAAATTAATAACCTCAACATAAAATTTTCCATAAAATAATTATAGTTTAAGCACATAAAGATTATAAAGCATGGAGATATATATGAGTATGTAGTATCATACCGTGAGTTGAGGAGTGTAGGAGAGGAAATAGTCTCCCCAGACACTTGAGTGAAAATTTGCCAATGGACGTTCAATATTAGTAGTACTAATACTACTGCTGAAAGTATTATCATCCATTGCTGCACTCATCTTCAAATGACTTACATTTTTCTGTCTTCCTATGGAACTGGCATATGAATATGTATGTTTTAATGTGAGTTTAGTGTTATTGTTGGGGAGAAAATTATGAGAACAGCCCCAAACCATTGATTGACAACAGCTGATTGAAGCAACCATTGTTTCTctccctcttctctctctctctctctctctctctctatatatatatatatatatatatatatttctcccTTTCTTCTCGATCTTTTCTGGCTTTTTTACACTATGTCAATGAGCTTTGTTGCTGATATATATAGTGACATAAATACACATAAGGTTAGGAGTTTCGTGGATGGTTCCGCTAATTATTTTAACAAAGTTATTTCTATATTTGTCTTGTCGAACTTTGATATGAGTTGCTGGACTAAGACAACCTATAGatacttttaagttttaataTAGTGTAATATCGTCTGTTTTGGACCAAGTCATACGATTTTTCTCGAAATGCCTTACTCTTTTCAGCTATCAATTTGGTCTTTATTCACACCCCCAACATAATTTTTATACTATTAGGTCACCTAAAGGATATCTACAAGTAGTTTTCCATATGAATTGAAATATATAATTCTAAAAATTATAAGACAATCTACTTGCGACAATATTAATAGATTTTTTTTAGAGTAAGTTCGCCGTCTGATAGCGAGACCCTTTCTCATATACAAGTAACTCTCCATATGAATTGGAATGTGTAATTCTAAAAATAAGACAATTTACGTACAAGAATATTAATAGATTTTTTTATAGTAAGTTCGCCTTCCGATAGTGAGACCCTTTCTCATATCATTCAAAGTAGCCTTCAAGATACATATAGGATTGGATAAAACTAATTCCCAAACATTGTACCCACCAAACTACAATAGGTAAATATGAATACTCatcaaaggatgtggtgcagtggatgagACTGCTCTTCTCTTAACCAGAGGTCTCCGGTTCGAGCCCTGTGTATGGAAAAATCTttggtagggagcgcttccccCCAAATGGGGTCCTACGCGgcgcgaatccggatatagtcgggctccaatgcgAGTACCGAATATCGGgcgggaaaccaaaaaaaaaagaaggtaaatATGAATAGTGTAAACGCTATTTATATATGGTGGATATTAATTAAGCTCATCATCTAATAGCATTAATCAAAaaaactagtatttgataaaattacTCTTCATCTCTTTTAATAATGGTTGACAGACTTCTTAGAAATTGTTTAAGCCATTTGTTACAGTAAGAGTacatttgaaaaaataaaaaaggatgaGGAAATAATACCCTTTTAGTTTCTTAACGTGACACTTATTTAATATTATGTACCAAAATTTATTTGGCCACAGATATTTAAAATGGACAGAGGACAATATTGAAGATCTCTTTAATAAATACTTCATGATTTTCTTGCATCTGTGCTTAGCTAATTTGTATTAATCTGTGTCATgtttaaaatatttgttttgattcTCTGAATCATAACCATGTGTAATGAAGGATATCATTCTCGATATACTAGACAAGTAGCCATGTATTATGAAgataataatattaatattattcaTGTGAGTGTTGTTATTTAAGAAATTAATAATTCTTTTCTTGCATCTGAGTGTAGCTAATTAAGTGTTATGTCCAAACTACTTGTTTTGATTTTAATCCTAACCATGTGGAATGTACGATGAAGATTCTCAATATACTAACAACGTGCAATGAACAAATCTCCAGATGGATTTTCATTATGGGATCTTCCATAGAGATTTTGCTTCTTATAGTTTTGGGCAATCCTTACCTCTTGAGTTAGGGGTATTCAACGAAAATCGACAAATTATACCAAACTGATAACCCAAATTAAAAAAATCAACTtgtgatttggtttggtattgaaaaaaaaaaacactcgATCATGCATAATTAGTTTGGTTAGGGGTTTAATTAAAAACAATGTCTCTTAAAATATTTTATTCTTAAAGatatttattataatgtaatTAATAAGtatttcttaaaaaaattcataatttcTATTTCTTAACATACTATATCATTTTTAGACTTACAATTTTGAAAGTCCAATAAGTTTACTATAGAACTACAGCCCATAAATGTCTTGTAACTCAAATAAATTCCAAGTCAAACTATGTTATTTTTCTTATCTCTTATTAACATTACTTGTTTTATGGGTTTTCCAACACTATATTTTAGCATAATGTCATGACTTATCtcatattttatgttattttcttgAGATGTTTAATTATTGTATCTTACTATGATACAAGATATATCTGGAAGTGCTCGTTACATATTTTGTATTGTGGAAGTCCAACCGAGAAAAGAACCGAAAAAATCGAACCaacagaaaatcaaaaaaatccgAGATTGAGAAcattgttatgaaacaataaaagaagaagaagagtattgcagagaaaagtacggagagagaattcttattgatttgggatgatttacaatggattgaaccctctatttatagagaAAGAGTGACTTAGTCACCAAGTAATAatccctaaaatctctctaaatatagtcattcaccataaataaaattctatttatgacactcccccttgaatgtctattgaacagataatgtgcctcgttaaaaccttaattaaaataaaacccagtgggaaaaaatttctagaaaagaaaaaaaaatacacatatctaacaatacgccttttggttgcctcgttaaaaaccttgcaagaaaaacccaataggAAAAAatcttgtaaggaaaaaagagtacaatgcGTATTAACTGTccttgatgagagcatcaattcacatccttgagtcTTCGCATCTCAATCTTATGTACTAGCTTTTTGAAGGTTGACATCAGTAGAGATGTGgtgaataaatcaaccatattaacTCCAATGAATATATTGCACCTTGAAAATTCTAGCTATTACATTATCAACTTATaattatagcaagatacatatgtgcACAAATAGCACTTAGGATATGGTACTTCGGGACCAATAATTATATATGCTTTAAGCGATTTAAATCCTTCGCGGATTATCATATAAGTATAGTCATATAATCCATTTAAgtagactttagatgcatatcaattTTTCATGTCATGCTAGGCATATAAgataaataaaagtgattgcacacaccattgactttatttcaagtgtttgaactgcAGGTCCAAAACAatatgtctttcatatgaaactaATTGTACTTGAATTGTTTCTCAAAACTTAAGATCCTCATATATATATTTAGCGCTATTATAGATATCGTTGACAAATATTTTATATTGATTCCAACatttttttcataaagacataacatagagatctcttccttcatattttcaggtacctaaacctctcctgagattttatgaagtattatgtcatgtgatcttctagatcacctGCCTCCTTTActatgatcatttgctcatcttctttatcaaaaaGTTTATTTGAATCCGATTTCTCTATATGCTTTAAGTGTACTATAGACTTTGTCGTTTTAGGACTTAATAGaagcatttgcaatgagaatataattactt
Proteins encoded in this window:
- the LOC104241247 gene encoding sesquiterpene synthase 14b-like is translated as MVWGCSHNFLPNNNTKLTLKHTYSYASSIGRQKNVSHLKMSAAMDDNTFSSSISTTNIERPLANFHSSVWGDYFLSYTPQLTEISSQEKVEFEELKEKVRQMLVETPDNKTQKLELIDTIQRLGVAYHFENEIQTSIKNIFDASQQSENKDDNLYVVALRFRLMRQQRHYMSSDVFKKFTNKDGRFKETLTKDVQGLLSLYEAAHLRVHGEEILEQAMSFTLTNLESMGPKLSNSLLKAQVSEALSQPIHTNLPRVGAKKYMSMYEENESHNDLLLKFAKLDFNIAQKVYQSELYEFTRYWWKDLDYANKFPYARDRLVECYYGAVGVLFEPQYSRTRKIQAKLINIITMVDDTFDAYATFDEIVAFTNAIERCDISAMDLVPPNLRHAYQVLIDFFNEMEQELTKEGKAYRVYYAKFVMKKCIRAYFKEAQWLSAGYIPKCDEYLKNGSASIGIILMAVTSLVGLEEFITKETLEWVINDPLILRASGVISRLKDDIIGHNFEQQRGHVASFIECYMKEYGASKQEAYAAVEKEMANAWKDINTEFFRPSQVPTFVLERIINPTRLVNGFQENDFINTQGEYKDKITSLLVDSMKI